A single window of Streptomyces aquilus DNA harbors:
- the metH gene encoding methionine synthase, protein MASLPPSPSADSRARVSALREALATRVVVADGAMGTMLQAQDPTLEDFENLEGCNEILNVTRPDIVRSVHDAYFAVGVDCVETNTFGSNHTAASEYDIADRVHELSEAGARIARETADEYTARDGRQRWVLGSVGPGTKLPTLGHIDYATIRDGYQANVEGLLAGGADALIVETTQDLLQTKASVLGARRAMEALGADVPLVVSMAFETTGTMLLGSEIGAALTALEPLGIDMIGLNCSTGPAEMSEHLRYLTRHSRIPLLCMPNAGLPILTKDGAHFPLDPEGLADAQENFVRDYGLSLIGGCCGTTPEHLRQVVERVRDLTPAERHPRPEPGAASLYQTVPFRQDTSYLAIGERTNANGSKKFREAMLEGRWDDCVEMARDQIREGAHMLDLCVDYVGRDGVADMKELAGRFATASTLPIVLDSTEVDVLQAGLEKLGGRAVINSVNYEDGDGPESRFAKVTKLAQEHGAALIALTIDEEGQARTPEKKVEIAERLIEDLTGNWGIHESDILIDTLTFTICTGQEESRKDGIATIEAIRELKRRHPDVQTTLGLSNISFGLNPAARILLNSVFLDECVKAGLDSAIVHASKILPIARFSEEEVRTALDLVYDRRAEGYDPLQKLMALFEGATTKSLKAGKAEELAALPLEERLKRRIIDGEKNGLEEDLADALQTRPALDIVNETLLDGMKVVGELFGSGQMQLPFVLQSAEVMKSAVAYLEPHMEKSDAEGKGTIVLATVRGDVHDIGKNLVDIILSNNGYNVVNLGIKQPVSAILEAAEEHKADVIGMSGLLVKSTVIMKENLEELNSRGMAADYPVILGGAALTRAYVEQDLHEIYQGEVRYARDAFEGLRLMDALIGVKRGVPGAALPELKQRRVRAGSVQVEEERPEEGHVRSDVATDNPLPTPPFWDTRVIKGIQLKEYASWLDEGALFKGQWGLKQARTGDGPTYEELVETEGRPRLRGLLDRLQTENLLEAAVVYGYFPCVSKDDDLIILDDQGNERTRFTFPRQRRGRRLCLADFFRPEESGETDVVGLQVVTVGSRIGEQTAKLFEANAYRDYLELHGLSVQLAEALAEYWHARVRSELGFAGEDPSDIEDMFALKYRGARFSLGYGACPNLEDRAKIADLLQPERIGVHLSEEFQLHPEQSTDAIVIHHPEAKYFNAR, encoded by the coding sequence ATGGCCTCGTTGCCACCGTCCCCTTCCGCCGACAGCCGGGCCCGCGTGTCCGCGCTCCGCGAGGCGCTCGCCACCCGTGTGGTGGTCGCCGACGGAGCCATGGGCACCATGCTCCAGGCGCAGGACCCCACCCTCGAGGACTTCGAGAACCTCGAAGGCTGTAACGAGATCCTCAACGTGACCCGCCCGGACATCGTCCGCTCCGTCCACGACGCCTACTTCGCCGTGGGCGTCGACTGCGTCGAGACCAACACCTTCGGGTCCAACCACACGGCCGCGTCCGAGTACGACATCGCCGACCGGGTCCACGAACTGTCCGAGGCCGGCGCCCGCATCGCCCGCGAGACGGCCGACGAGTACACCGCCCGAGACGGCCGCCAGCGCTGGGTCCTCGGCTCCGTCGGCCCCGGCACCAAGCTGCCCACCCTCGGCCACATCGACTACGCCACCATCCGCGACGGCTACCAGGCCAACGTCGAGGGCCTGCTCGCCGGCGGCGCCGACGCCCTGATCGTCGAGACCACCCAGGACCTCCTCCAGACCAAGGCCTCCGTCCTCGGCGCCCGCCGCGCCATGGAGGCGCTCGGCGCCGACGTACCCCTCGTGGTCTCCATGGCCTTCGAGACGACCGGCACCATGCTGCTGGGCTCCGAGATCGGCGCCGCGCTGACCGCGCTGGAGCCGCTCGGCATCGACATGATCGGCCTGAACTGCTCCACCGGCCCCGCCGAGATGAGCGAGCACCTGCGCTATCTCACCCGGCACTCCCGCATCCCGCTGCTGTGCATGCCGAACGCGGGCCTGCCCATCCTCACCAAGGACGGCGCGCACTTCCCCCTCGACCCCGAGGGCCTGGCCGACGCCCAGGAGAACTTCGTCCGCGACTACGGCCTGTCCCTCATCGGCGGCTGCTGCGGCACCACCCCCGAGCACCTGCGCCAGGTCGTCGAACGCGTCCGCGACCTCACCCCCGCCGAGCGCCATCCGCGTCCCGAGCCGGGCGCCGCCTCCCTCTACCAGACCGTCCCGTTCCGCCAGGACACCTCGTACCTGGCGATCGGTGAGCGCACCAACGCCAACGGCTCCAAGAAGTTCCGTGAGGCGATGCTGGAGGGCCGCTGGGACGACTGCGTGGAGATGGCCCGCGACCAGATCCGCGAGGGCGCGCACATGCTCGACCTGTGCGTGGACTACGTCGGCCGCGACGGCGTCGCCGACATGAAGGAGCTGGCCGGCCGCTTCGCCACCGCCTCCACCCTGCCGATCGTGCTGGACTCCACCGAGGTCGACGTCCTCCAGGCGGGCCTGGAGAAGCTCGGCGGCCGCGCGGTCATCAACTCCGTCAACTACGAGGACGGCGACGGCCCCGAGTCCCGCTTCGCGAAGGTCACCAAGCTCGCCCAGGAGCACGGCGCGGCGCTGATCGCGCTGACCATCGACGAGGAGGGCCAGGCGCGGACCCCGGAGAAGAAGGTCGAGATCGCCGAGCGGCTGATCGAGGACCTGACCGGGAACTGGGGCATCCACGAGTCGGACATCCTCATCGACACCCTGACTTTCACCATCTGCACGGGTCAGGAGGAGTCCCGCAAGGACGGCATCGCCACCATCGAGGCGATCCGCGAACTCAAGCGCCGCCACCCGGACGTGCAGACCACGCTGGGCCTGTCGAACATCTCCTTCGGCCTGAACCCGGCCGCCCGCATCCTGCTGAACTCGGTCTTCCTGGACGAGTGCGTCAAGGCGGGCCTGGACTCGGCGATCGTGCACGCCTCGAAGATCCTGCCGATCGCCCGGTTCTCCGAGGAGGAGGTGCGCACGGCCCTCGACCTCGTCTACGACCGCCGCGCCGAGGGCTACGACCCGCTGCAGAAGCTGATGGCCCTGTTCGAGGGCGCCACCACGAAGTCCCTGAAGGCGGGCAAGGCCGAGGAGCTGGCCGCACTGCCGCTGGAGGAGCGCCTCAAGCGCCGCATCATCGACGGCGAGAAGAACGGCCTCGAAGAGGATCTGGCCGACGCCCTCCAGACCCGCCCCGCACTCGACATCGTCAACGAGACGCTCCTGGACGGCATGAAGGTCGTCGGCGAGCTGTTCGGCTCCGGCCAGATGCAGCTGCCGTTCGTGCTCCAGTCCGCCGAGGTGATGAAGTCGGCGGTCGCCTACCTCGAACCGCACATGGAGAAGTCGGACGCCGAGGGCAAGGGCACCATCGTGCTGGCCACCGTGCGCGGAGACGTCCACGACATCGGCAAGAACCTCGTCGACATCATCCTGTCCAACAACGGTTACAACGTGGTCAACCTCGGCATCAAGCAGCCGGTCTCCGCGATCCTGGAGGCGGCCGAGGAACACAAGGCCGATGTGATCGGCATGTCCGGGCTGCTGGTGAAGTCCACGGTGATCATGAAGGAGAACCTGGAGGAGCTCAACTCCCGCGGCATGGCCGCCGACTACCCGGTCATCCTCGGCGGCGCCGCCCTCACCCGCGCCTACGTCGAACAGGACCTGCACGAGATCTACCAGGGCGAAGTCCGCTACGCCCGCGACGCGTTCGAGGGCCTGCGCCTCATGGACGCCCTCATCGGCGTCAAGCGCGGCGTGCCCGGCGCGGCCCTGCCCGAGCTCAAGCAGCGCCGGGTGCGCGCCGGTTCCGTACAGGTCGAGGAGGAGCGGCCCGAAGAGGGACACGTCCGCTCCGACGTCGCCACCGACAACCCCCTCCCCACCCCGCCGTTCTGGGACACCCGCGTCATCAAGGGCATCCAGCTCAAGGAGTACGCCTCCTGGCTCGACGAGGGCGCCCTCTTCAAGGGCCAGTGGGGCCTGAAGCAGGCCCGCACCGGCGACGGTCCGACCTACGAGGAACTCGTCGAGACCGAGGGCCGGCCCCGGCTGCGCGGGCTGCTCGACCGTCTCCAGACGGAGAACCTCCTCGAAGCCGCCGTCGTCTACGGCTACTTCCCGTGCGTCTCCAAGGACGACGACCTGATCATCCTCGACGACCAGGGCAACGAGCGCACCCGCTTCACCTTCCCGCGCCAGCGCCGCGGCCGCCGCCTGTGCCTGGCCGACTTCTTCCGTCCGGAGGAGTCGGGGGAGACCGACGTCGTCGGCCTCCAGGTCGTCACCGTCGGCTCCCGCATCGGCGAGCAGACCGCCAAGCTCTTCGAGGCCAACGCCTACCGCGACTACCTCGAACTGCACGGCCTGTCCGTCCAGTTGGCCGAGGCCCTCGCCGAGTACTGGCACGCGCGCGTGCGGTCGGAACTCGGCTTCGCGGGGGAGGACCCGAGCGACATCGAGGACATGTTCGCCCTCAAGTACCGGGGCGCGCGCTTCTCCCTCGGCTACGGCGCCTGCCCCAACCTGGAGGACCGCGCCAAGATCGCCGACCTGCTCCAGCCGGAGCGCATCGGCGTCCACCTGTCCGAGGAGTTCCAGCTGCACCCCGAGCAGTCCACGGACGCGATCGTGATCCACCACCCGGAGGCGAAGTACTTCAACGCTCGCTAG
- a CDS encoding glycerol-3-phosphate dehydrogenase/oxidase, whose amino-acid sequence MTSQSTLQSVPALGTRPASGSNPSRAETREQLAKASYDLLVIGGGILGISTAWHAAQSGLRVALVDAGDFAGATSSASSKLLHGGLRYLQTGAVKLVAENHFERRAVSRQVAPHLANPLTFYLPVYKGGPHGAAKLGAGVFAYSALSAFGDGVGHLLSPAKAAQDVPELRTDNLKAVAVYGDDQMNDARMALMTVRAAVEAGAVVLNHAEVTGLRFTQGRVTGAELRDRLSGDEFGVNARLVLNATGPWVDHLRKMEDPNAAPSIRLSKGAHLVLKRTSPWKAALATPIDKYRITFALPWEDMLLLGTTDEEFEGDPADVKVTEKDTAQILDEAAFSIRDQQLDRDLITYAFAGLRVLPGGPGDTAKAKRETVVTEGKGGMLSVAGGKWTTFRHIGRTVMQKLEALPGHPLGDDFEPISSLPKKLPLPGVANPRAVAHRLLVDNPAPGPRMAADTARHLATHYGSLAFDIARLANENPELGERVHPDAPEIWAQVVYARDTEWAETADDVLRRRTTLTIRGLATDEVRAKVQDLLDKK is encoded by the coding sequence ATGACCAGTCAGTCCACCCTCCAGTCCGTGCCTGCCCTCGGTACGCGCCCGGCCTCCGGCTCCAACCCGAGCCGCGCCGAGACCCGGGAGCAGCTCGCCAAGGCGTCGTACGACCTTCTCGTGATCGGCGGCGGCATCCTGGGCATCTCCACCGCCTGGCACGCCGCGCAGTCCGGCCTGAGGGTGGCTCTGGTCGACGCCGGTGACTTCGCCGGCGCCACCTCCTCCGCCTCCTCCAAGCTTCTCCACGGCGGTCTGCGCTATCTGCAGACCGGCGCGGTGAAGCTGGTGGCGGAGAACCACTTCGAGCGCCGTGCGGTGTCTCGCCAGGTGGCTCCCCACCTGGCGAACCCGCTCACGTTCTACCTGCCCGTGTACAAGGGCGGGCCGCACGGCGCGGCGAAGCTCGGGGCGGGCGTCTTCGCCTACTCCGCGCTCTCCGCGTTCGGTGACGGCGTCGGTCACCTCCTGTCCCCCGCGAAGGCGGCCCAGGACGTGCCCGAGCTGCGCACCGACAACCTCAAGGCCGTCGCCGTCTACGGCGACGACCAGATGAACGACGCCCGCATGGCGCTGATGACGGTCCGCGCGGCCGTCGAGGCGGGCGCGGTCGTCCTGAACCACGCCGAGGTGACCGGCCTCCGCTTCACCCAGGGCCGGGTCACGGGCGCCGAGCTGCGCGACCGGCTGTCCGGCGACGAGTTCGGCGTCAACGCCCGGCTCGTGCTGAACGCGACCGGCCCGTGGGTCGACCACCTGCGCAAGATGGAGGACCCGAACGCGGCGCCCTCCATCCGCCTCTCCAAGGGCGCGCATCTGGTCCTGAAGCGGACCTCGCCCTGGAAGGCCGCGCTCGCGACCCCCATCGACAAGTACCGGATCACCTTCGCCCTCCCCTGGGAGGACATGCTCCTTCTCGGTACGACCGACGAGGAGTTCGAGGGCGACCCGGCGGACGTCAAGGTCACCGAGAAGGACACCGCGCAGATCCTGGACGAGGCCGCGTTCTCCATCCGGGACCAGCAGCTCGACCGTGACCTGATCACGTACGCCTTCGCGGGTCTGCGGGTGCTGCCGGGCGGGCCCGGGGACACCGCCAAGGCCAAGCGCGAGACCGTCGTGACCGAGGGCAAGGGCGGCATGCTGTCCGTCGCGGGCGGCAAGTGGACGACGTTCCGGCACATCGGCCGCACCGTCATGCAGAAGCTGGAGGCGCTGCCGGGCCACCCGCTGGGCGACGACTTCGAACCGATCTCGTCCCTGCCGAAGAAGCTCCCGCTGCCCGGTGTCGCCAACCCGCGCGCGGTCGCGCACCGCCTGCTGGTCGACAACCCGGCGCCGGGTCCGCGCATGGCCGCCGACACGGCCAGGCACCTGGCCACCCACTACGGCTCCCTGGCCTTCGACATCGCCCGGCTGGCGAACGAGAACCCGGAGCTGGGCGAGCGCGTCCACCCCGACGCCCCCGAGATCTGGGCGCAGGTCGTGTACGCGCGTGACACCGAGTGGGCCGAGACGGCGGACGACGTGCTGCGCCGCCGGACGACGCTGACGATCCGGGGTCTGGCCACGGACGAGGTCCGGGCGAAGGTGCAGGACCTGCTCGACAAGAAGTAG
- a CDS encoding HAD family hydrolase: MTSTVPALGTRTAEGSALQAVLLDMDGTLVDTEGFWWDVEVEIFAGLGHTLDDSWRHVVVGGPMTRSAGFLIEATGADITLPELTVLLNEGFEDRIGRALPLMPGALRLLAELSEYEIPTALVSASHRRIIDRVLTSLGPQHFALTVAGDEVARTKPHPDPYLFAAAGLGVDPARCAVVEDTATGVAAAEAAGCHVVAVPSVAPIAPAARRTVVSSLEEVDLAFLRGLMTEMR, from the coding sequence ATGACCAGTACGGTCCCCGCGCTCGGAACCCGTACGGCCGAAGGCTCAGCCCTGCAGGCCGTGCTGCTCGACATGGACGGCACCCTGGTGGACACCGAGGGCTTCTGGTGGGACGTCGAGGTGGAGATCTTCGCCGGACTCGGTCACACCCTCGACGACTCCTGGCGCCATGTCGTCGTCGGCGGTCCCATGACCCGCAGCGCGGGGTTCCTGATCGAGGCCACCGGCGCCGACATCACCCTCCCCGAACTCACGGTGCTGCTCAACGAGGGCTTCGAGGACCGCATCGGCCGCGCCCTGCCGCTGATGCCGGGCGCCCTGCGGCTGCTGGCCGAACTCTCCGAGTACGAGATCCCCACCGCCCTGGTCTCCGCCTCCCACCGGCGCATCATCGACCGCGTGCTGACCTCCCTCGGCCCCCAGCATTTCGCCCTCACCGTCGCCGGCGACGAGGTGGCCCGCACCAAGCCGCACCCCGACCCCTACCTCTTCGCCGCCGCGGGACTCGGTGTCGATCCGGCCAGATGCGCCGTCGTCGAGGACACCGCCACCGGCGTCGCCGCCGCCGAGGCCGCGGGCTGCCACGTCGTGGCCGTGCCGTCCGTCGCGCCCATCGCCCCCGCCGCCCGGCGCACCGTCGTCAGCTCCCTCGAGGAGGTCGACCTGGCATTTCTGCGCGGCCTGATGACGGAAATGCGCTGA
- the mtnK gene encoding S-methyl-5-thioribose kinase, producing MGYRILETEDIPAYLRERGHWDEAADPEVREVSDGNMNRVFLATSPAGTHSLAVKQALPWVRVAGPSWPMNPDRADAEARAYDQVAKVAPDKIPAIHGYDPENYALVMEDMSDLEVLRTLLNEGAAYGPNTSARVGEFVAQLSFATSDFGMPSAERKALIAASVSPELCKITEDVVLSEPYIEHEHNHWHEGVADLAAKFRADARLRTEVADLRHTFMTTAQALLHGDLHTGSIMVGDREGAPVVRVFDPEFSFVGPIGYDLGLYWANALVSEERAWALGSLSDHGDQLRLSWEAFETEFRRLWPTRVDTFFDDAYLDRFLRRVWTESVGYAGTEIIRRIIGFAHLTDLTTLPDPAPASRRALLLGRELIVRREELRDVTAVREAVASLG from the coding sequence CGAGGACATCCCGGCCTACCTGCGGGAGCGCGGCCACTGGGACGAGGCCGCCGACCCGGAGGTCCGCGAGGTCTCCGACGGCAACATGAACCGCGTCTTCCTGGCGACCTCGCCCGCCGGCACCCACAGCCTCGCCGTGAAGCAGGCCCTGCCGTGGGTCCGCGTGGCGGGCCCGTCCTGGCCGATGAACCCGGACCGCGCCGACGCCGAGGCCCGCGCCTACGACCAGGTCGCCAAGGTGGCCCCCGACAAGATCCCGGCGATCCACGGCTACGACCCCGAGAACTACGCCCTCGTCATGGAGGACATGTCGGACCTGGAGGTCCTGCGCACGCTCCTCAACGAGGGCGCGGCCTACGGCCCGAACACCTCGGCCCGGGTGGGCGAGTTCGTGGCCCAGCTCTCCTTCGCCACCAGCGACTTCGGGATGCCCTCCGCCGAGCGCAAGGCCCTCATCGCGGCCTCGGTCAGCCCCGAGCTGTGCAAGATCACCGAGGACGTGGTCCTCTCCGAGCCGTACATCGAGCACGAGCACAACCACTGGCACGAGGGTGTGGCCGACCTGGCGGCAAAGTTCCGCGCGGACGCCCGCCTTCGCACCGAGGTCGCCGACCTCCGGCACACCTTCATGACCACCGCCCAGGCCCTCCTCCACGGCGACCTGCACACCGGCAGCATCATGGTCGGCGACCGGGAAGGCGCCCCGGTCGTGCGGGTCTTCGACCCGGAGTTCTCCTTCGTCGGCCCGATCGGCTACGACCTCGGCCTGTACTGGGCCAACGCGCTGGTGTCGGAGGAACGGGCCTGGGCGCTGGGGTCGCTGAGCGACCACGGCGACCAACTCCGGCTGTCCTGGGAGGCCTTCGAGACGGAGTTCCGCCGCCTGTGGCCGACCCGCGTCGACACCTTCTTCGACGACGCCTACCTGGACCGCTTCCTGCGCCGCGTCTGGACGGAATCGGTCGGCTACGCCGGCACGGAGATCATCCGCCGCATCATCGGCTTCGCCCACCTGACCGACCTGACGACCCTCCCGGACCCGGCACCGGCGTCCCGCAGGGCGCTGCTGCTGGGTCGTGAGCTGATCGTGCGCCGCGAGGAGCTGCGGGACGTGACCGCCGTACGCGAGGCCGTCGCCTCACTGGGCTGA
- the glpK gene encoding glycerol kinase GlpK, with translation MTDAHTAGPFIAAIDQGTTSSRCIVFDRDGRIVSVDQKEHEQIFPKPGWVEHNANEIWTNVQEVVAGAIQKAGITRDDIKAIGITNQRETTLLWDKNTGEPVHNAIVWQDTRTDALCKELGRNVGQDRFRRETGLPLASYFAGPKARWLLDNVEGLRERAEAGDILFGTMDTWVIWNLTGGVNGGKHYTDVTNASRTMLMNLHTLEWDEKIAESIGVPLSMLPEIRSSAEVYGEVTGGKLGDLLGGIPVASALGDQQAALFGQTCFAEGEAKSTYGTGTFMLMNTGEKIINSYSGLLTTVGYRIGDQKPVYALEGSIAVTGSLVQWMRDQMGLISTAAEIETLALSVEDNGGAYFVPAFSGLFAPYWRSDARGVIAGLTRYVTKAHLARAVLEATAWQTREITDAMTKDSGVELAALKVDGGMTSNNLLMQTLSDFLDAPVVRPMVAETTCLGAAYAAGLAVGFWTSTDDLRANWRRAAEWTPRMDADSRDREYKSWLKAVERTMGWLEDEES, from the coding sequence GTGACCGACGCGCACACCGCCGGCCCGTTCATCGCCGCGATCGACCAGGGCACGACCTCTTCCCGCTGCATCGTCTTCGACCGCGACGGCCGTATCGTCTCCGTCGACCAGAAGGAGCACGAGCAGATCTTCCCGAAGCCGGGCTGGGTCGAGCACAACGCCAACGAGATCTGGACCAACGTCCAGGAAGTCGTCGCCGGAGCCATCCAGAAGGCCGGCATCACCCGGGACGACATCAAGGCCATCGGTATCACCAACCAGCGTGAGACCACGCTGCTGTGGGACAAGAACACCGGTGAGCCCGTCCACAACGCCATCGTCTGGCAGGACACCCGCACCGACGCCCTGTGCAAGGAGCTCGGCCGCAACGTCGGACAGGACCGCTTCCGCCGCGAGACGGGCCTTCCGCTCGCCTCCTACTTCGCCGGTCCGAAGGCCCGCTGGCTGCTGGACAACGTCGAGGGCCTGCGCGAGCGCGCCGAGGCCGGCGACATCCTGTTCGGCACCATGGACACCTGGGTCATCTGGAACCTGACGGGCGGTGTCAACGGCGGCAAGCACTACACCGACGTCACCAACGCCTCCCGCACCATGCTGATGAACCTCCACACCCTGGAGTGGGACGAGAAGATCGCCGAGTCCATCGGCGTGCCGCTGTCGATGCTCCCGGAGATCCGCTCCTCCGCCGAGGTCTACGGCGAGGTCACCGGCGGCAAGCTGGGCGACCTGCTCGGCGGCATCCCGGTCGCCTCGGCGCTCGGTGACCAGCAGGCGGCCCTGTTCGGCCAGACCTGTTTCGCCGAGGGCGAGGCCAAGTCGACGTACGGCACCGGCACGTTCATGCTCATGAACACCGGCGAGAAGATCATCAACTCGTACTCCGGTCTGCTCACCACCGTCGGCTACCGCATCGGCGACCAGAAGCCGGTCTACGCCCTCGAGGGCTCCATCGCCGTCACCGGTTCGCTGGTGCAGTGGATGCGCGACCAGATGGGGCTCATCTCCACCGCCGCCGAGATCGAGACGCTCGCGCTCTCCGTCGAGGACAACGGCGGCGCGTACTTCGTGCCGGCCTTCTCCGGTCTGTTCGCCCCGTACTGGCGCTCCGACGCCCGCGGTGTGATCGCCGGCCTGACCCGGTACGTCACCAAGGCGCACCTCGCGCGCGCCGTCCTGGAGGCCACCGCCTGGCAGACCCGTGAGATCACGGACGCCATGACCAAGGACTCGGGCGTCGAGCTCGCGGCCCTCAAGGTCGACGGCGGCATGACCTCCAACAACCTGCTGATGCAGACCCTCTCGGACTTCCTGGACGCCCCCGTGGTCCGTCCGATGGTCGCCGAGACGACCTGCCTCGGTGCCGCCTACGCCGCCGGTCTCGCCGTCGGCTTCTGGACCAGCACCGACGACCTGCGTGCCAACTGGCGCCGGGCCGCCGAGTGGACCCCCCGCATGGACGCGGACAGCCGCGACCGTGAGTACAAGAGCTGGCTCAAGGCCGTCGAGCGGACGATGGGCTGGCTCGAGGACGAGGAGAGCTGA
- a CDS encoding IclR family transcriptional regulator produces the protein MARNIQSLERAAAMLRLLAGGERRLGLSDIASALGLAKGTAHGILRTLQAEGFVEQDDASGRYQLGAELLRLGTTYLDVHELRARALVWTDDLARSSGESVYLGVLHQQGVLIVHHVFRPDDSRQVLEIGAMQPLHSTALGKVLSAYDPVAHSEAIEADRKPFTDRTVCELESFENILDITRARGYAADVEETWEGVAGVAAPIHDRRRMPVGAVGITGAVERLCRDGELRPELIAAVRDCARAVSRDLGAGRF, from the coding sequence ATGGCACGGAACATCCAGTCGCTCGAACGGGCGGCCGCGATGCTGCGGCTGCTCGCGGGCGGCGAGCGGCGGCTCGGCCTGTCGGACATCGCCTCGGCCCTGGGCCTCGCCAAGGGCACCGCGCACGGCATCCTGCGCACGCTCCAGGCGGAGGGCTTCGTCGAGCAGGACGACGCCTCCGGGCGCTATCAGCTGGGCGCCGAGCTGCTGCGCCTGGGCACCACCTATCTCGACGTGCACGAGCTGCGGGCACGCGCGCTGGTGTGGACCGACGACCTGGCCCGTTCCAGCGGCGAGAGCGTCTATCTGGGGGTCCTGCACCAACAGGGCGTGCTGATCGTGCACCACGTCTTCCGGCCGGACGACAGCCGGCAGGTGCTGGAGATCGGGGCCATGCAGCCCCTGCACTCCACGGCCCTGGGCAAGGTGCTGTCGGCCTACGACCCGGTGGCGCACAGCGAGGCCATCGAGGCGGACCGCAAACCGTTCACGGACCGCACGGTGTGCGAGCTGGAGAGCTTCGAGAACATCCTCGACATCACCCGCGCGCGTGGCTACGCGGCGGACGTGGAGGAGACCTGGGAGGGCGTCGCGGGTGTCGCCGCCCCCATCCACGACCGGCGGCGGATGCCGGTCGGCGCGGTCGGCATCACGGGCGCCGTGGAGCGGCTGTGCCGGGACGGCGAGCTGCGGCCGGAGCTGATCGCGGCGGTCCGCGACTGCGCCCGCGCGGTCTCGCGCGACCTGGGCGCCGGGCGCTTCTAG
- a CDS encoding MIP/aquaporin family protein, protein MSSSDIFIGETIGTAILILLGGGVCAAVTLKASKARNAGWLAITFGWGFAVLTAVYTSAPLSGAHLNPAVTLALALKKDGISWSDVPVYWGGQLLGAMIGAALVWIAYYGQFHAHLTDKEIVGGPGAQSTKTKAVEAQEAGAGPVLGIFSTGPEIRVAWQNVATEVIGTIVLVLAVLTQGLNDGGNGLGTLGALITALVVVSIGLSLGGPTGYAINPARDLGPRIVHALLPLPNKGGSDWGYAWVPVVGPLIGGAIAAGIYNVAFA, encoded by the coding sequence GTGTCCAGCTCCGACATCTTCATCGGCGAGACCATCGGTACCGCCATACTCATCCTGCTCGGCGGTGGCGTGTGCGCCGCCGTCACGCTGAAGGCCTCCAAGGCCCGTAACGCCGGTTGGCTCGCCATCACCTTCGGGTGGGGTTTCGCCGTTCTCACGGCCGTCTACACCTCCGCGCCCCTGTCCGGCGCACACCTGAACCCGGCCGTGACCCTCGCGCTCGCGCTGAAGAAGGACGGCATCTCCTGGAGTGACGTCCCGGTCTACTGGGGCGGGCAGCTGCTCGGCGCCATGATCGGTGCGGCGCTGGTCTGGATCGCCTACTACGGCCAGTTCCACGCGCACCTCACCGACAAGGAGATCGTCGGCGGTCCGGGCGCGCAGTCCACCAAGACCAAGGCCGTCGAGGCGCAGGAGGCGGGCGCCGGCCCGGTCCTGGGCATCTTCTCCACCGGTCCGGAGATCCGGGTCGCCTGGCAGAACGTCGCCACCGAGGTCATCGGCACCATCGTGCTGGTCCTCGCCGTCCTCACGCAGGGCCTCAACGACGGCGGCAACGGCCTGGGCACCCTGGGCGCCCTGATCACCGCCCTGGTCGTCGTCTCCATCGGTCTGTCCCTCGGTGGCCCGACCGGTTACGCGATCAACCCGGCCCGTGACCTCGGTCCGCGTATCGTGCACGCCCTCCTGCCCCTGCCCAACAAGGGCGGTTCCGACTGGGGCTACGCCTGGGTCCCGGTCGTCGGTCCGCTGATCGGCGGCGCGATCGCTGCAGGCATCTACAACGTCGCTTTCGCTTAG